From a region of the Eublepharis macularius isolate TG4126 chromosome 7, MPM_Emac_v1.0, whole genome shotgun sequence genome:
- the MAF1 gene encoding repressor of RNA polymerase III transcription MAF1 homolog has translation MKLLENSRFEALNSQLTVETGDAHIIGRIESYSCKMAGDDKHLFKQFCQEGQPHVLEALSPPQTTGISPSRLSKSQSGDEEGPLSDKCSRKTLFYLIATLNESFRPDYDFSAAKSHEFSREPSLNWVVNAVNCSLFSAVREDFPALKPHLWDAVDQEICLSECDIYSYNPDLDSDPFGEEGSLWSFNYFFYNKRLKRIVFFTCRSISGSMYPRPEAGNELDMDLSEDDAAETAEACDQEGSSIEEDRRQVMCM, from the exons ATGAAGCTATTGGAAAACTCACGTTTTGAAGCTCTAAACTCTCAGCTGACAGTGGAGACAGGAGATGCGCACATCATTGGCAG GATCGAGAGCTACTCATGCAAGATGGCTGGGGATGACAAGCACCTCTTCAAGCAGTTCTGCCAGGAGGGCCAGCCGCACGTTCTGGAGGCCCTGTCGCCCCCACAGACCACGGGGATCAGCCCCAGCAG GCTCAGCAAGAGCCAGAGTGGTGATGAGGAGGGGCCGCTCAGTGACAAATGCAGCCGCAAGACTCTCTTCTACCTGATCGCAACGCTGAACGAGTCCTTCCGTCCTGACTACGACTTCAGCGCTGCCAAGAGCCACGAGTTCAGCCGGGAACCAAGCCTCAACTGG GTGGTGAATGCTGTGAACTGCAGCCTCTTCTCTGCTGTGCGGGAGGATTTCCCGGCCCTGAAGCCTCACCTCTGGGACGCTGTGGATCAGGAGATCTGTCTTTCAGAGTGTGACATCTACAG CTACAACCCGGATCTGGACTCGGACCCCTTTGGAGAGGAGGGCAGCCTGTGGTCCTTCAACTACTTCTTCTACAATAAACGGCTGAAGCGGATTGTGTTCTTCACCTGCCGCTCCATCAG CGGCTCCATGTACCCCCGCCCGGAGGCAGGAAATGAGCTGGACATGGACCTGAGTGAGGATGATGCGGCAGAGACTGCTGAGGCCTGCGACCAAGAAGGGAGCAGCATCGAGGAGGACCG GAGGCAAGTGATGTGCATGTGA